From a region of the Osmia lignaria lignaria isolate PbOS001 chromosome 1, iyOsmLign1, whole genome shotgun sequence genome:
- the LOC117606201 gene encoding uncharacterized protein LOC117606201: protein MVRKSFLVYELLRTEQPQDGFSEKEIVEQISNKHDIMAGKGLRRQVAVALRRGLDFGILAKKNNKFRFDPDNAKTTIMKRRTTLRKSRSKKKKKNNKRAAKTKRSNTKSGKKSGTKQNQNRSVPPPRLPKTWVPNRRNLADEPLSKVKKI from the exons ATGGTACGCAAGTCGTTCCTCGTGTACGAGTTGCTGAGGACCGAACAGCCGCAGGATGGTTTCTCGGAGAAGGAAATTGTCGAGCAAATCAGCAATAAGCACGACATCATGGCTGGAAAAGGACTTCGGAGACAGGTGGCCGTGGCTCTTCGCCGAGGACTCGATTTCGGCATCCTCGCGAAAAAGAACAATAAATTCAG GTTTGATCCTGATAATGCAAAAACTACCATCATGAAGAGAAGAACCACGTTGAGGAAATCTcgaagcaagaagaagaagaagaataacaaaagGGCTGCGAAAACCAAGCGATCGAACACTAAATCGGGAAAGAAAAGTGGTACCAAGCagaatcagaatcgaagtgTACCTCCACCAAGACTTCCGAAAACCTGGGTACCAAATAGAAGGAACTTAGCTGACGAGCCTCTGTCTAAAGTCAAAAAGATCTAA